A segment of the Nostoc sp. TCL26-01 genome:
CGCTCAAATAGAGACAAAGCTTTGAGGATATTTTCGACAGAATCATGTTGCTGAATCAGCGCGTTTTGACAACACCACAGCAATAAATCCCAAGTCGCCGCATTTTTTTGTAAGCGATCGCCGACACTCGGATATTCACCCATCAACTCTTGTAAAATTGCTTGGGGAAGATAGCCAAGTTTTAAGTTTACCGAAGCTCTAGCCACATAAGGGCTAAATTCAGCATCAGGAAACAAAGTCAACTCACCAAAAGACGCACCACTTGTCAGAGTAGCAAGCAAATTGTGTGCGCTATCCAGCAGTCTGACTTTACCCCCAAGCACAATCCAAATACCAGCCATTGCTGTTGTCGCTTGCCAAAATTGTTTAGCAATAGGTGGTTCAACAATTTCTAAAGCTTGGATGCACCTCTTTAATTCTATTTCTGACAAAGACTCACCCAAAATTTGGGTGAGTTGTTGAGACAAATATTCCGAGGAAAACCCTGACGGCATTTCCCTACCTCCAACACTGAATTTTATGGGGCAAATTCATAATTCAAATTACGAATTACGAATTAGTTCATTACTCGATTCCAGCAAATTAAATGACCAATTAAGGCTAGCTTCCGAGGTGGTTTTTAAATCACAAATGGTAATTGCTGCATCTGGGATGGGGTTAATTTCTGGCGGCTTAGTTGTTTTGCGTTTAGTCGAAAGCCCCATTTGTTTCAGCAGACGATTAATATGGCGATCGCTAATTTCAATCCCCAGTTCCCCGGCTAAATGTTTACTTAACCATTGAGCAGTCCAATGACTAAAAGCATATCCATAATCACGAGGACTATTACTCACTAATTCTTTCAATCTATCCAAATATTGAGCATTGACAATCTTCGGTCTACCGATAGGACGCTCATTCCATTTGTGAGCTAGACCTGCTTCAGCCAAGCCAATCCAGTAACGCGCCATCTCCTGAGAACAACCCAATATTTCACAGATTTGAGTTTGAGATTTACCCACATCTGCCATCAAGATAATTTCAATTCGACGGCGATATTCTGGCTGTAAATTGCTTTGTAAATGCTTGAGTAAAGTTTTGCGTTGAAAAGGTGTTAAAAATTTGCTTTCGTGAGTTTCATAAAATTCCAAAGTTGGATCTTGGGTAAAAAAGTGAGACATAGTGATTACCAATTGCTATCTAATGTAGAATTTCGACAAGCTTATGTCTTCCAATCAAGAAAGACTCTCATGGCAAGATTACATAGATGCAAAATCAATCAACTTTTGCAAGCTAATTAATTCCTGTTTTATTTGTAAATAGTGCTAATAACTCTCTATAGGAAACTCCTAGTTGATGGTTATTGGCGCTAACGAGAAAAACTCAGCACAACTCAAAGCATCTTCTTACCTATACCCTGCTTACTCAAGCAGGTAGGCTATGCCAAGCGACGATCAGAAAAATCTCAGGGAATTACTATATATATGTGATTTCTCCTAATAAACAGCATTATTTGAGAAAATTAGTTGAGACAACAAATTTTCGTGATTAGACATCAAGAACTTGGCAAACTTCCCTCAAGCTTGGTGTAATGCTGGTATTAGTTAATAATTACAGGAAAGTTAGTGAGACATTAATACTGAATTGGCTACCCTTAATCGTCAGGATGTTACTGAACTGTAGAATACAAGTCCAGAGGTTAAACTCTCAATGTTTAAACGTCAGTTTTGCGAGATTGTAGGAAGTTGAAACCTGTTATACATTGGAGTATAAAAGCATTTTTGTTTGACTTAGCACAAATAAACTATTTGTACCAAGCTAATTCTAGTTTTGTGTTCATCAGCCCAATTTGATGAACCCCTAGCCAATTATAAAGATAAAGTTAACCTAAAAGTGACAGTTATTCAATATGGTGTTTGACACCACTGTTATTCTTTTAAGAATTTTCTGAAATATAGTCAATAGCTTTTATCAGAAAAGGACAATCTTTACAGAATCTTTATGATATCTTGACAAGAAATTAAATATTACTTATTGCTTTCATAAATTTTTGAGTAATTCACGAGTTTTATGCTAGACAAACAACAGTCAAGGAAAATCATTAATTTTACTTTTCCTATTTTAAAAACTAGCTAAAATTGCCTAACTAAGAATAAAAAATTTTAAGTGTACATCTATCTTAAGCATGAAAAGGCATTGGCAGGAAATAGGGGACAGGGAACAGGTAATAGGTAATAGGAAATAAGAAACAGTAGAGACGTTGCATTGCAACGTCTCTATATAATTCATGTTTGTCATGATTAACGTGAAATGGTATGAGTTTTTGTATAAGTACAGACTACGCCAACAGAAATCAAATACTAGTTATATAGGAAGATTTTTGTATTACCAATTACTCATTATCTCTACTTAACGAATTCAGCATACTATTTAACTCAGTCACTAGCCATTGTTGAAACATATTATTTAAAATATCTTGATATCTTTCAGGTGTTAATTCAGCAGAGAATAACTCATCTACCATAAAAATATGATAACCTTGTTGAGTTTGTAGAGGCCCTATTAACTGTTTAGGTGATGCTTTAAATAAAACAGTAGCTATATCCACGGGAAAAGCAAAACGGTAAATTTTACCCTCATAACCGCATTTTTGCCTACGGAGAATATCAACATCATATCGATTAGCCGCCTCATAAAAACTAATTTCACCATCTTCGATTTGATAGTAAATTTCCTGGGCTAGTTTTGGTGAATCAACAATAATTTGATAGAGACTAACTTGCTCGAATGCTCGCTTATTTTCCCGAAAAAAAGCTTCTACCTTGTCCGCAAACAAGACATGAGCTAACTTTTGAGATAATAAGCGATCGCGGATACCCATTTCCCAATCATCAGGAGTTACTAATTGATCTGCTAACCACGCTACTGTATCTGCGGCTTTTTCTAGGCGCTTTTCCCGACGCTGGCGGTTGGCTTCAGCTTCAATCTCTTCTGTGGTGACAATGATCCCTCTTGCCTGTGCTACCTGCCAGATGACCTTTTGAAATAAAATCTTTTGGTATACTTCCTTTACATTCATCTCTTTTTTCAGGAAGTTGACAATTTCTTCTGGTGCAATAAATACGTTGGTCAGATCATTCATCGCTGTACTAGCCAGCAGTTAAGCTGGAGGCTGGAGCCAAAAAGCCAAACATCTAATATATCCACAGAACTCCAGAAACCCAGCAGGATCTAACCATTTCTTAACACATAAAAAACTGGAAGCTATTTAAGTTTGTTAGCTTCCAGCAATTTTAGGAGTCGCTATGTAAATTGCCAATTCATCCAGCAGTAATAATCCTATCTAGGAGGACGAAGATTATTAAGCGGAAAAAAGAAATTTAAGAACTATAAGTTCTAGCAACCATGCTGACAATTAAACTAGGACTATTTCTTTTTTCTCTAACTAATTTTGATTTGGTTCAAGCAATACCAACCAAGGTATAGAAAGTCTATCGCAATTCCCCCAGGATTGAGAGACAAGATAGAAAGAATTGATTCATCAGATTGAAGGAGGCCAGCACACCTACTGATCTTGACTCAAATTCCCAGAACAAAAGATACATAATATTAGAAGTTATATTGTCGATATGGCTGTAGGATTTATTGACTAACCTAAAAAGATAATTGCCGCAGCAACAACAATTATTTCTATAGGTTATGTAGTCAAATGATCATTGATTTTATTTTTGAAAATGAGTTTACTTGGCAATTACCTCTAATCGATTAGCTATCTTTAATTTATAAGATTTACACACAGAACAACTGCCACTTTGGCAGATTTTATTTTTTTCTGATGATGTTATACCACTTCACGTTCATCATGATACACATAAATTATGTATTACTAGAGACGTTGCAATGCAACATCTCTAGTGCTGTTTGTTGTCCTCTTCCTCAATTCTCAAGCATATAAAGACTTAACCCAATGCCATTCTTGTATTAAACCTTCCTTGAGAGAAACTTGTGGCTGATATCCCAGGAATTTTTGCGCTTTTGATACGTCAGCCGCAGTGTGGCGCGCATCTCCCATCGCTTTTTCTATGTGGTTTCTTTTGATTGGCTGACCAACAATTTGTTCCATAGTATCTAAAACTTCAGCCAAAACTACTCTGCTACCACCACCGATGTTAAAAATTTCTCCCACTGCTGCGGGTGCGCTAGCCGCAGCTAAATTTGCCGCTACAGCATCACGTACAAAGGTAAAGTCACGAGTTTGCTGTCCATCACCGTAAACAGGAATCGCTTCATCCTGCAAAACAGATTTGAAAAACTTATGAAACGCCATATCAGGGCGCTGTCTGGGGCCATAAACGGTGAAATAACGCAGGGCGACAAAAGGCACACCAAAATTCTTATGATACAGTCCACACAAACGTTCAGCAGCTAGCTTAGTAATGCCGTAGGGGGAAACTGGTTTGGGTGGAATACCTTCATGGGTGGGTAATGTTTCCGCATCGCCGTAGACACTAGAAGTAGATGCAAACACAAATCGAGTTAATTGTTTAGCATCCTTAGCCGCTTCTAACAAAATTTGCGTAGCATTAATGTTGCGTTCAGTATATGAGCGAAAACCTTGACCCCAGCTCGCTCTCACTCCTGCTTGTGCCGCCTGATGGTAAATTACAGTTACATCTTGAAGAATATTGTGCCAATCTAAAAACTGGATATCTCCCTCAATTAGAGTAAAGTTAGGCGATGATTCTAAATGAGCTATATTCTTGCGTTTTAATGTCGGTTCATAGTAATCGTTAAACTCATCAATACCAATTACATCTTGTCCTTGTTGTAGCAGTGTTTCTGCTAAGTGGGAACCAATAAACCCTGCTGCCCCTGTAACGATAATTTTAGCCATGTTTCCTAATTTTATTGAATATTTTTTAACCCCAACACTCACAGGTTAATACTGTCACTGATGAAACGTCATTATTTTCTAGTTATTTTTATCAAGGTTGGGGAATGGTCAATGGTCATTAGTCATTAGTCATTAGTCATTGGTCATTGGTAAAACTCTTACCCACTACCCACTACCCATTACCCATTACCCATGAAAGGACTTGCATCAGAGTCAAAATTGGGGAAGAATTGATCCGCGAGTAGTGCGATAGCCGAAGGCTTAAGCTTTGCTTATCGCATTCTCGTTTCGTCAGAGACGCAAGAGGGAATCAGTGAAAGTTTTAGTTATCGGTAATGGAGGGCGGGAACACGCTCTAGCATGGAAGTTGTTGCAATCACCGCAAGTTGAGCAAGTCGCCTGTGTTCCAGGTAACGGTGGTACGGCAACTATGGCACGTTGTCAAAATGTGCCTTTGGCGGTGGATGACTTTGCCGGAATTAGTCAATACGCACTAGCTCAGGGGTTTTCTTTGGTGGTGGTGGGGCCAGAAGTACCTTTGGCTCAGGGAATTACTGATTATTTACAAGATCAGGGATTATTGGTATTCGGCCCTACCAGGGCTGGAGCGCAGATTGAAGCGAGTAAGGCTTGGGCAAAAGCGCTGATGCAAGAAGCAGGAATTCCCACTGCTAAGGCTGCGGTATTTACGGAGGCAAAGGCAGCTAAATCTTATGTAAAAAACCAGGGTGCGCCTATAGTGGTCAAGGCGGATGGTTTGGCGGCTGGTAAGGGTGTCATCGTTGCTACCACGATTGAACAAGCAGAAAATGCCATTGATACCATCTTCCAAGGGCAGTTTGGCAGTGCGGGTGAGTTTGTGGTGATTGAAGAGTGTTTAACTGGGCAAGAGGTGTCGGTGTTAGCTTTGACCGATGGGTTAACGATTCGTCCCTTATTGCCAGCACAAGACCATAAGCGGATTGGGGAAGGTGATACAGGAGAGAATACAGGCGGCATGGGAGCCTATGCCCCAGCACCTATCGCTACACCAGAATTGATGGCACGGGTACAAACAGAAGTTTTAGAAAGAGCGATCGCCACTTTAAAATCTAGAGGGATTGACTACCGTGGTGTTCTCTACGCTGGCTTGATGATCACACCCGATGGCAATTTTCAAGTTTTAGAATTTAACTGCCGCTTTGGTGATCCCGAAACCCAGGTAATATTACCCCTACTTGCAACCCCCCTAGAAGAATTGATTCTGGCTTGTGTAGAGCAGCGTCTAGCCGAGTTACCACCTATCGCTTGGCATGGGGGAGCATCAGCCACTGTCGTCGCCGCCTCTGGTGGTTATCCTGGGGCATATACAAAAGGCCAAGTCATTACCGGCATTTCCCAAGCAGAAGCGACAGGGGCAACAGTATTTCATGCCGGCACAAAGTTGAACCAGCAACAACAAATAGTCACAGATGGCGGTAGAGTCTTGAATGTCACGGGAATTGGCGAAAACTTTGAACAAGCGATCGCCCAAGCTTACACTGGAATTAGAGCCATTAACTTTTCCGGCATATATTACCGGAAGGATATTGGTTATAGAGTCAAAACTGCTGGGTAATGGGTATTGGGTATTGGGTATTGGGTATTGGGAGAATGTGGAAAAATAACTAATGTGCTATACCCAATGACTAATGACTATTGACCATTGACTATTGACCAATGACCAATGACTAATGACTAATAGTCAAATTAACTGTTAATTTTTAAGTTGTTGGGGTTGATCAACTGAACTAACAACTTTATTTGCAAATGCTGGCGCTGTTAAAAACAATTCGAGAAGCGATCGCTAATTGGTGGTCAGAATTCACTCTCCAGACTAAACTATTAGCCGCCGCCACTTTGGTGGTATCTCTGGTAATGAGTGGTCTGACCTTTTGGGCAGTGAATACAATTCAGCAAGATGCCCGGATGAATGACACCCGCTTCGGCCGGGATTTGGGGTTGCTACTGGCTGCTAACGTTGCTCCCCTGGTGGCAGATCACAATCTGACGGAAGTAGCCCAATTTTCTCAACGCTTCTACAGCAGCACTTCTAGTGTGCGCTATATGCTCTATGCTGATGACACTGGGAAAATCTTTTTTGGCATTCCCTTTTGGGAACCGGAGGTAGAAAACTCTCTCACCATTGAGCGACGCATCGAGATCCCAGAAGACTACGCCACTAATGGGGAAAAGCCAATGGTACGTCAGCACATGACACCAGATGGGGCGGTGACGGATGTATTTATTCCCCTGATTGTGGATAAAAAATATTTAGGTGTATTAGCGATCGGTATCAACCCCAATCAAACAGCCGTTATCTCTACCAATTTTACCCGTGATGTTACCATTGCTGTATTTATCACCATTTGGGTGATGGTAATTTTGGCAGGAGTAGTTAACGCTTTGACTATTACCAAACCAATCAAGGAACTCTTGGTAGGGGTGAAGCAAATCGCCGCAGGTAACTTTAAGCAGCGCATTGATTTGCCCTTGGGGGGAGAATTAGGAGAGCTAATTCTCAATTTTAATGAGATGGCAGAACGTCTAGAGCGCTACGAAGAACAAAATATTGAAGAACTCACAGCCGAAAAAGCCAAATTAGAAACCTTGGTTTCCACCATCGCTGATGGCGCGGTGTTGATTGACAATAATATGCAGGTGATTTTAGTCAACCCCACCGCCCGCCATATTTTTGGTTGGGATGGTGTTGAGGTGGTGGGTAGTAATGTGTTGTCTCACTTACCCCCAACAGTACAAATGGAAATTGCCAGAACCCTGTATGAAATGGCTACAGGTGAATGTGAAAGTGCTGAGTTTCGCATTCCTTTTAATGAACCCATTAAACGTACAGTCCGCATTCTGTTAACTACAGTCCTCAACTTACAACGAGAAAGCATCAAAGGAATTGCCATCACAGTCCAAGACATCACTCGTGAAGTAGAACTGAATGAAGCGAAAAGCCAATTTATCAGCAACGTTTCCCACGAACTCAGAACACCATTATTTAATATCAAGTCTTTTATTGAAACTTTACACGACTACGGCGAAGACTTGAGTCTAGATGAACGCAGAGAGTTTCTCCAAACCGTCAACCATGAAACCGATCGCCTGACTCGTTTGGTTAACGATGTCCTAGACTTATCTAAACTAGAATCAGGTCGTAGTTATAACTTTGATGGAGTAGACTTAGCCCAAGCGATCGAACAAACACTACGTACCTACCAACTCAACGCTAGAGACAAAGGTATTGAACTCATCCAAGAAGTCTTCCCTAATTTACCACTCATCAAGGGTAATTATGATTTGCTATTGCAAGTCTTAGCTAATCTCGTCGGTAATGCCCTCAAATTTACACCCGCCGGTGGCAAAGTCGCCATTCGTACTTATAAACTAGATGAAAAGCTCCACTCTCCCAATCAATCTCCTCAAGTACGTGTAGAAATCTCCGATACTGGTATTGGCATTGGTTCAGAAGACCAACAAGCAATTTTTGACCGCTTCTTCCGTGTAGAAAACCGAGTTCACACCTTAGAAGGCACTGGATTAGGTTTGTCGATTGTCAGAAATATCATCGAACGGCATCACAGTAAAGTACATCTAGTCAGTGAAATCGGTATAGGTACTACTTTCTGGTTCGATTTAGCAGTGTTTGAAGATGAAGCAGCAAAAAGGGGTGATTAGTCAATAGTCAATAGTCATTGGTCATTGGTCAAAACTCAGCACTCAGCACTCCCTCACTCCCTCACTCAGCACTCAGCACTCAGCACGCGGCTCATCGCCCCGCTTCCGCTAACAGCACTCAGCACTCAGCACTCCCTCACTCCCTCACTCAGCACTCAGCACTGAGATGGTAAATAAAAACAACCAAGCTTTATGGATAAAGCTTGGTTGAGGTAAGATTGTGTGATGTTTAATCTGGAGAATTATTTTGAGGAAATAGGTAGGCGATCGCCGCCCAACCAGATACAGTGAGTAGACTCACCAAAAATGTAGCCATAACTAAGGCAGACATATTCAAAATCGTCAGGATTAAGGGTTTACTAGTCAATGAGAAAAAGCTCTTCTCTGGTTTCTTAGCCCCCGTTAATAATGTGTATGGTGTATATTTTTAAGCTATCAATTAGTTATGACGCAGATACAACCAGATTGTGACAATAGTTTGTTAATTTAACGTGAGTTCGACGGATCTAAAAAACCCCTCTCCAAACCTCTCCCCTGCAAGGAGAGAGGCTTTAAAACCTTTATTTTTCACTGATATTTCTGCTCTTTACTCCCCTCTCCGCGTCGGAGAGCAGGGTGGTTTCATACAAACAGAGAAAAAACAAAACTTTGTTTCAAAGCCTCTCCCCCCGTGGGGGAGAGGTTTGGAGAGGGGTCAAAACTTCTGCTACAAAGCGACAAATCAAGATGTATGTATTTTTCTTTTTTCGTATGAAACCACCCTGCCCTCTCCGCGTCGGAGAGGGGTTGGGGGAGAGGTCAAAAAAGACTTGTCGAACTCACGTTAATTTAGCCCTAACTGTTGCTTTAAAGCTGCCGGCACATTTTTGGCTGTATCTAACCCTTGAATATTTTGCCAGATTGTATTTTCATTCCAGTGAATATCACCCCATTCGTGATCACTGAGGTCAGCATGACTGAAATTAGTCCCACTCAGGTCGGCATTACTCAGATTAGCTCCACTCAGGTCAGCATTACTCAGATTAGCTCCACTGAAGTTTGTGTCACTCAAGTCTGCACCACGGAGGTCTGCACCACTAAAGTTGACATGACTGAGGTTGGCATAACTCATATCTGTGTGACTTAAGAAACTGTAACTTAAATTTGCACCACTGATGTCTGCATGACCAAAGTATGCTTGAAAAATGTAAGCATGGCTGAGATTAGCATTTCTAAACCGGGTTTGGAAGAGAGTCGCGCCACAAAGATTGGCTGCATTCAGGTTAGCGTTACTTAGGTCTACATTACTGAAATCTGTATCGGTAAGATTAGCGCCTGGCAAGTTAACTCCAACCAGAAACTGTCCCACTAGACGATTAAAAGTTTCCAGTCGGATAGAATCACTGTAATTAATTATAGGGCGCAGTTTGTCTGTCCAAGAATTTTCTTTTGGTTGGCCTGATGGATAAAAAATTATCTGATTTTGAAGATGATCTTGCGCTTGAGCATAACGGTGTAACTCTAATAGTAAAATGATCACATTTAATCCTGTAAAAATATCGATCTCTCGCTGACCTAGACCTTTAATTCCATACCTTTGTAACTGTCGTAGTTTCTTTTGGGGTAAAGTTTCGTCAGCAGAGTCGATAAATTTTCCTCGACTCCATTGCCGATGGAAAGTTTCTAATCTTGTGTATAATTCCACCCAGGGAAAATCTTGACTTGCAGTTAATAAACCCATTAAATAATCGACAATTTCCTGTGTTAAGCCACCGTAACCGAGTAAATCATAGATTTCCCAATTCATCAAATCTTCGGCAATAATTGCTACTCTGCCTTCATCAGCATCATAGTATTGTGTCCAAGCTTTGAAACGGGTTTTTAGACGTTCAGCAAAGAGGAATTTACTAAATCTTTGATGGAAAAACTCAACTCCTTCTACTGGTGTGTTGCTAGCATGAATACACAAGGTTGCTAAGGTTTGTTTGAGTGATTTATTCAGCAACTTCTGTTTGAGTATTTCCTCTGTTGATAAACGTGCTTCTAACATTGACATAGCAGCAGATTTATTACCTGACTGTACAACACAGATAGCTGCCTCTGCCAGCAGACGTTTTACAGCTTCGGGTTGATGTTTAGTAAAATCATGGTTTAAATGAGAGTGATTTAATTCTAACTCTGATTTGCTGATTAACCAGTGTATAGCTTGTTGGTAAATGTTGATTTTAGCTGTAGTTTCATCTTTGGCTAAACCTAACTGATGAATATCTAATTTGCCATCTTGATACATTGCTGCTAACAAGTACAAAAATGGTGGCTCTTGAGCTAATTTATTAACTGCATCGGCTAGGTGATGACTGAGCAAAAACTGCAAAAAGTTTGGCTCTTTGCCTTGATGGGTTGGTAATGCTGTCCATTTATTTAACCATTGCTGTTGGAGTTGTGCATCTAAAGGGACAATCTCGACTCGTGCTAAATTATCTGGAAATTCAGCGATATGTTGTAGAGCGATCGCTCCACCAGTTATCATAACTCTATGTCCCATCTCTGGGTTATTTGTGCATATTTGTTGAAACTCTGCTACTTGTTGGATAAATGCTGCTAAATTGATGTTGTGCGGCAATTCATCACATCCATCTAAGATAAATAAAAACCGAGTGTGGGGATTAGTTAACCAATTCTCATCATTTTGAATCAAGCCAAACTGTAATTTTGCTTGGATAATATCTAGCAAGCTTGTTGCACTAGTATCTATATCTCTGAAGTGAATTAAAATAGGTGTCCAAATTGGATGTAACTGTCGCCATACTGTATAAGCAAACATCCGGCAAAAAACACTTTTACCTCTACCTGTATTGCCTTGAATAAAAATTACCTTATCTAAGTTATCTGGATTCAACAGTATGGTTTTTACCCAGGTTTCTAGATTAAATATCTCACCACTCGCATCTACAAGCTTGGCTTTTGGAGGTATATAGATATCTTTAATCGCAAACTTTTCGACAAAAACCAATTCAAAAGGCTTGGGTGCAATATCAGTCTTTAAATATTTATCAATACTTTGAACTTTATCCTGTTCTCTTTGCCAATTTGGCAAGTCATTAAGACTGAAATCCTTAATGATTTCCTCTGCTGCCAACCAGGATTTTATCATATAATTATGAGTATTCTAGGCAATTCTTTGTGTTAATAGCTTGGCTAAGGATTTACTGATATTGGCAGAGGCTAATCTTGCTAGTAAAACTTGATTAAAAGCTGTGGCTAAAGGTGATATTTGAAAACCATTGAGCGCTTGAATTGCTCTATCCCTATCTAATTCAAGCTGATTGAGTTTTTGTAGTTGTTGAGTGACTAAATCAGTAATCTGAGATTTGGCATCCCAATTTACATGGCTATGTATTTTTAAAATCTCTTTGGTGCTTTCCAAATAAGCCACTTGGCTCATGATAAAAACACAGTCTTCTAAAGACAGTGGTTGCTTATATATATCATGAGCAAACTTTAATAAAGCAATACCAATTGGCATAAATGGCAAATCTGCGCCTACTATCTGCGCCATCGGTAGACACAGCACATCTAACAAAGATGATGAATTTTGCAGTACAGATTTTAA
Coding sequences within it:
- a CDS encoding helix-turn-helix domain-containing protein, which codes for MSHFFTQDPTLEFYETHESKFLTPFQRKTLLKHLQSNLQPEYRRRIEIILMADVGKSQTQICEILGCSQEMARYWIGLAEAGLAHKWNERPIGRPKIVNAQYLDRLKELVSNSPRDYGYAFSHWTAQWLSKHLAGELGIEISDRHINRLLKQMGLSTKRKTTKPPEINPIPDAAITICDLKTTSEASLNWSFNLLESSNELIRNS
- a CDS encoding peptidylprolyl isomerase → MNDLTNVFIAPEEIVNFLKKEMNVKEVYQKILFQKVIWQVAQARGIIVTTEEIEAEANRQRREKRLEKAADTVAWLADQLVTPDDWEMGIRDRLLSQKLAHVLFADKVEAFFRENKRAFEQVSLYQIIVDSPKLAQEIYYQIEDGEISFYEAANRYDVDILRRQKCGYEGKIYRFAFPVDIATVLFKASPKQLIGPLQTQQGYHIFMVDELFSAELTPERYQDILNNMFQQWLVTELNSMLNSLSRDNE
- a CDS encoding NAD-dependent epimerase/dehydratase family protein; translated protein: MAKIIVTGAAGFIGSHLAETLLQQGQDVIGIDEFNDYYEPTLKRKNIAHLESSPNFTLIEGDIQFLDWHNILQDVTVIYHQAAQAGVRASWGQGFRSYTERNINATQILLEAAKDAKQLTRFVFASTSSVYGDAETLPTHEGIPPKPVSPYGITKLAAERLCGLYHKNFGVPFVALRYFTVYGPRQRPDMAFHKFFKSVLQDEAIPVYGDGQQTRDFTFVRDAVAANLAAASAPAAVGEIFNIGGGSRVVLAEVLDTMEQIVGQPIKRNHIEKAMGDARHTAADVSKAQKFLGYQPQVSLKEGLIQEWHWVKSLYA
- the purD gene encoding phosphoribosylamine--glycine ligase, yielding MKVLVIGNGGREHALAWKLLQSPQVEQVACVPGNGGTATMARCQNVPLAVDDFAGISQYALAQGFSLVVVGPEVPLAQGITDYLQDQGLLVFGPTRAGAQIEASKAWAKALMQEAGIPTAKAAVFTEAKAAKSYVKNQGAPIVVKADGLAAGKGVIVATTIEQAENAIDTIFQGQFGSAGEFVVIEECLTGQEVSVLALTDGLTIRPLLPAQDHKRIGEGDTGENTGGMGAYAPAPIATPELMARVQTEVLERAIATLKSRGIDYRGVLYAGLMITPDGNFQVLEFNCRFGDPETQVILPLLATPLEELILACVEQRLAELPPIAWHGGASATVVAASGGYPGAYTKGQVITGISQAEATGATVFHAGTKLNQQQQIVTDGGRVLNVTGIGENFEQAIAQAYTGIRAINFSGIYYRKDIGYRVKTAG
- the nblS gene encoding two-component system sensor histidine kinase NblS, with the protein product MLALLKTIREAIANWWSEFTLQTKLLAAATLVVSLVMSGLTFWAVNTIQQDARMNDTRFGRDLGLLLAANVAPLVADHNLTEVAQFSQRFYSSTSSVRYMLYADDTGKIFFGIPFWEPEVENSLTIERRIEIPEDYATNGEKPMVRQHMTPDGAVTDVFIPLIVDKKYLGVLAIGINPNQTAVISTNFTRDVTIAVFITIWVMVILAGVVNALTITKPIKELLVGVKQIAAGNFKQRIDLPLGGELGELILNFNEMAERLERYEEQNIEELTAEKAKLETLVSTIADGAVLIDNNMQVILVNPTARHIFGWDGVEVVGSNVLSHLPPTVQMEIARTLYEMATGECESAEFRIPFNEPIKRTVRILLTTVLNLQRESIKGIAITVQDITREVELNEAKSQFISNVSHELRTPLFNIKSFIETLHDYGEDLSLDERREFLQTVNHETDRLTRLVNDVLDLSKLESGRSYNFDGVDLAQAIEQTLRTYQLNARDKGIELIQEVFPNLPLIKGNYDLLLQVLANLVGNALKFTPAGGKVAIRTYKLDEKLHSPNQSPQVRVEISDTGIGIGSEDQQAIFDRFFRVENRVHTLEGTGLGLSIVRNIIERHHSKVHLVSEIGIGTTFWFDLAVFEDEAAKRGD
- a CDS encoding pentapeptide repeat-containing protein, yielding MIKSWLAAEEIIKDFSLNDLPNWQREQDKVQSIDKYLKTDIAPKPFELVFVEKFAIKDIYIPPKAKLVDASGEIFNLETWVKTILLNPDNLDKVIFIQGNTGRGKSVFCRMFAYTVWRQLHPIWTPILIHFRDIDTSATSLLDIIQAKLQFGLIQNDENWLTNPHTRFLFILDGCDELPHNINLAAFIQQVAEFQQICTNNPEMGHRVMITGGAIALQHIAEFPDNLARVEIVPLDAQLQQQWLNKWTALPTHQGKEPNFLQFLLSHHLADAVNKLAQEPPFLYLLAAMYQDGKLDIHQLGLAKDETTAKINIYQQAIHWLISKSELELNHSHLNHDFTKHQPEAVKRLLAEAAICVVQSGNKSAAMSMLEARLSTEEILKQKLLNKSLKQTLATLCIHASNTPVEGVEFFHQRFSKFLFAERLKTRFKAWTQYYDADEGRVAIIAEDLMNWEIYDLLGYGGLTQEIVDYLMGLLTASQDFPWVELYTRLETFHRQWSRGKFIDSADETLPQKKLRQLQRYGIKGLGQREIDIFTGLNVIILLLELHRYAQAQDHLQNQIIFYPSGQPKENSWTDKLRPIINYSDSIRLETFNRLVGQFLVGVNLPGANLTDTDFSNVDLSNANLNAANLCGATLFQTRFRNANLSHAYIFQAYFGHADISGANLSYSFLSHTDMSYANLSHVNFSGADLRGADLSDTNFSGANLSNADLSGANLSNADLSGTNFSHADLSDHEWGDIHWNENTIWQNIQGLDTAKNVPAALKQQLGLN